One Argiope bruennichi chromosome 5, qqArgBrue1.1, whole genome shotgun sequence DNA segment encodes these proteins:
- the LOC129968794 gene encoding myosin heavy chain, non-muscle-like yields MADPGVNYDMNDPELKYLVVDRKLINDPTAQADWTAKRLIWIPHEVHGFVAASIKKEKFDELEVEIIETNKRCVVAKDDVQKMNPPRFSKVEDMAELTCLNEASVLHNLKDRYYSGLIYTYSGLFCVVVNPYKRLPIYTEKVIELYKGKKRHEVPPHIFAVTDGAYRSMLQDREDQSILCTGESGAGKTENTKKVIQYLAYVASSKPRSSSVHHSNGPTPAQIIGELEQQLLQANPILEAFGNAKTVKNDNSSRFGKFIRINFDASGFIAGANIETYLLEKSRAIRQAKDERTFHIFYQMLSGTTPDQKKEFLLEDAKNYRFLTCGGLAVPGVDDAYEFRNTVSAMSIMGLSTEDLCSIFKVLSAVLLFGNMDFQQERNSDQAFLMETTVAQKIGTLLGLKVTDMTRAFIRPRIKVGRDFVSKAQTKEQAEFSVEAIAKACYERLFRWLVNRINRSLDRTKRQGASFIGILDIAGFEIFELNSFEQLCINYTNEKLQQLFNHTMFVLEQEEYQREGIEWKFIDFGLDLQPTIDLIEKPMGILALLDEECWFPKATVKTFVDKLDTSHAMHPKYIKSDFRANADFSIIHYAGKVDYSADKWLLKNMDPLNENIVSLLQSSQDPFVVHIWKDAEIVGMAAATMGDTQFGARTRKGMFRTVSQLYKEQLAKLMATLRNTNPNFVRCIIPNHEKRAGKIDALLVLDQLRCNGVLEGIRICRQGFPNRIAFQEFRQRYELLTPNAIPKGFMDGKLACERMIYALDLDPNLYRIGQSKIFFRAGVLAHLEEERDLKISDLIIQFQAFCRGALSRRNFHKRLQQLNAIRIIQRNCAAYLKLRNWAWWRLYTKVKPLLQVTKQEEKLSAKEDELRQVKEKMEKAENEVSELNQKLQQLQEEKTTLAEQLQAETELCAEAEELRLRLQARKQELEDILQDMEARIEEEEERNQNLTAEKKKLQITIQDLEEQLEEEEGARQKLQLEKVTLDSKIKKIEEDYASLADSNQKVLKERKALEEKLLEVSQNLTEEEEKSKHLSKLKARHEATIAEIDEKLRREQQVRQELERASRKTESELNDVKEQLVEKKQQVEEIQAHLARKEEELTQALNRCDEEIIAKAQAQKMLRELENQLTEAQEDLEAEKEARAKAEKLKRDLNEELEALKNELLDSNNSSATQQALRTKMEEELNFLKRNLEEETALHQNQIGDLRQKHNVVVEKLNEQLDSIQKAKSALEKAKNNLENENSTLSSELQTLSSARQESERRRKQLENQAQELAMKLEDVERNKGEMAERVQKLQAELESVSAQFEDMESKATQALKSVSTLESQLAESHEQLQDETRQKLALSSRLRQLESERENLQEQLDEEEEAKKSLEKQLGALNAQIIEYKKKADEEADAAAALEEQKKKLLKDHDALQHKFEELQAAHEKLDKSKRKLQSEVEDLTIELDSQRAKVSDLEKRQRKFDQLLAEEKAISERMAQERDNAEREVREKETKILSLMRDLEEKEERNEELERVRKQLQAELDELVNSQGTADKNVHELEKAKRILEGQLEEQKHQIEELEDELQLTEDAKLRLEVNMQALKAQLERDLQARDEQNEEKRKSLIKQVRDLEAELEDERKQRGAAIAARKKLDADYKDLEQQLEIANKVKDDAVRQLKKLQNQMKDFQREVEEARLSREDLISQAKEAEKKQKLLEAELIQLQEDLSNSERARKAAEAERDELHEEINNNASKGNLLIDEKRRLEARIQQLEEEMEEEQGNSEGLLEKARKCQTQIEQLSAELASEKTTTQMLENSRILLERQNKELKLKLQEVESSQRAKSKTAISSLESKLAHLEEQLEEETREKQNIAKSSRKLEKRVKELLLQLDDERRHADQYKEQLEKTNNRMKNLKRLLDESEEECSKEKAAKRKVQRELDDLHENCENLQREVTNLKNKMRRGGSGSASRLGNLSSKRGSVTLGMSEDSSPTLSLADDSPNEDSQV; encoded by the exons atCGAGAAGACCAGTCTATACTTTGCAC aggTGAATCTGGAGCTGGCAAAACAGAGAATACTAAAAAAGTCATTCAGTATTTAGCATATGTAGCCTCATCTAAACCAAGATCATCATCAGTTCATCACTCT AATGGACCTACTCCTGCCCAAATTATA ggtgAATTAGAACAACAATTATTGCAAGCTAATCCAATCTTAGAAGCATTTGGAAAtgcaaaaactgtaaaaaatgacAATTCATCCCGTTTT ggGAAGTTTATTCGCATTAATTTTGATGCTTCAGGATTTATTGCAGGTGCCAACATAGAAACAT ACCTTCTAGAAAAGTCACGTGCTATTCGTCAAGCAAAAGATGAACgaacttttcatatattttatcagaTGCTGTCTGGCACAACTCCTgatcaaaaaa aGGAATTCCTTTTAGAAGATGCCAAGAATTACAGGTTTCTAACGTGTGGTGGTTTGGCTGTACCTGGTGTTGATGATGCTTATGAATTTCGAAATACTGTTAGTGCTATGTCTATAATGGGTCTTTCTACAGAAGATTTATGTT ctatatttaaagtattatctgCTGTCCTTTTGTTTGGTAACATGGATTTTCAACAAGAAAGGAATTCAGATCAAGCCTTTTTGATGGAAACCACAGTTGCACAAAAAATTGGAACATTACTTGGGCTAAAAGTGACTGATATGACAAGAGCATTTATTAGGCCACGAATTAAAGTTGGACGAGATTTTGTCAGTAAAGCGCAAACTAAAGAGCAg gCTGAATTCTCAGTTGAAGCTATTGCAAAAGCATGCTATGAAAGATTATTTAGATGGTTAGTGAATAGGATTAATCGTTCACTTGATCGAACAAAACGACAGGGTGCTTCATTTATTGGTATTTTAGATATTGctggttttgaaatatttgag CTTAATTCCTTTGAGCAATTGTGTATAAATTATACAAACGAAAAACTGCAACAACTGTTTAATCATACTATGTTTGTGCTGGAACAAGAAGAGTATCAAAGAGAAGGAATTGAATGGAAATTCATTGATTTTGGATTAGATCTTCAACCTACCATTGATTtgattgaaaaa CCAATGGGGATTTTAGCACTTTTGGATGAAGAATGCTGGTTTCCCAAAGCTACTGTTAAAACTTTTGTTGATAAACTTGATACATCTCATGCTATGCATccgaaatatataaaatctgattTCAGAGCAAATGCTGACTTTAGTATAATTCATTATGCTGGAAAA GTGGATTATTCTGCTGATAAATGGCTTTTGAAAAACATGGatcctttaaatgaaaatatagtttcCCTCTTGCAGAGTTCTCAAGATCCATTTGTTGTTCACATTTGGAAAGATG CTGAAATTGTCGGTATGGCTGCTGCTACAATGGGTGATACTCAGTTTGGTGCTAGAACAAGAAAAGGAATGTTTAGAACTGTTAGCCAGCTCTATAAAGAACAATTAGCTAAATTGATGGCAACATTACGTAATACTAATCCAAATTTTGTACGTTGTATTATTCCAAATCATGAAAAAAGG gcAGGTAAAATCGATGCCCTACTTGTGTTAGATCAATTACGTTGTAATGGTGTATTAGAAGGAATAAGAATATGTAGGCAAGGTTTTCCAAACAGAATTGCATTTCAGGAATTTAGACAAAG ATATGAATTACTTACTCCAAATGCAATTCCTAAAGGATTTATGGATGGAAAATTAGCCTGTGAAAGAATg atttatgcTTTAGATTTGGATCCAAATTTGTATAGAATTGgccaaagtaaaatatttttcagagctGGAGTTTTAGCTCATTTGGAAGAAGAAAGAGATCTGAAAATATcagatttaattattcaatttcaagCATTTTGTCGTGGTGCTTTATCCAGAAG aaatttccatAAGCGCTTACAACAACTGAATGCCATTcgaattattcaaagaaattgtgCTGCTTACTTAAAGCTGAGAAACTGGGCATGGTGGCGGTTATATACAAag gtaAAACCTTTACTTCAAGTGACTAAACAAGAAGAAAAGCTCAGTGCTAAAGAAGATGAACTAAGACAAGTAaaggaaaaaatggaaaaagcaGAAAATGAAGTTTCAGAATTGAACCAGAAGCTCCAACAG ttACAAGAAGAAAAGACAACACTTGCAGAACAACTTCAAGCAGAAACAGAACTTTGTGCTGAAGCTGAAGAATTAAGATTAAGGCTACAGGCTAGAAAACAGGAATTAGAAGATATTTTACAAGATATGGAAGCTAGAATAGAAGAAGAAGAGGAACGCAATCAAAATCTTACTGCTGAAAAGAAAAAGTTGCAAATAACGATTCAAGATCTTGAAGAACA ACTCGAAGAAGAAGAAGGTGCAAGACAAAAACTACAATTAGAGAAAGTAACACTAGactcaaaaataaagaaaatagaggAAGACTATGCTTCACTAGCAGACAGtaatcaaaaa gttcTAAAAGAAAGGAAAGCGTTAGAAGAAAAATTGCTTGAAGTTTCTCAAAATCTTACTGAAGAAGAAGAGAAATCTAAACATTTGTCTAAATTAAAAGCTAGACATGAAGCAACCATAgcagaaattgatgaaaaattgcGAAGAGAACAACAG GTTAGGCAAGAACTTGAAAGAGCTTCCCGAAAGACAGAATCTGAACTTAATGATGTAAAAGAACAACTGGTGGAAAAGAAACAGCAAGTTGAAGAAATTCAGGCACATCTAGccagaaaagaagaagaattgaCTCAAGCACTTAATAG GTGTGATGAAGAAATCATTGCTAAAGCACAAGCTCAAAAAATGCTTCGAGAATTGGAAAATCAATTAACTGAGGCCCAGGAAGATTTGGAAGCTGAGAAAGAAGCTAGAGCAAAAGCTGAAAAACTCAAAAGGGATTTGAATGAG GAATTAGAAGCATTGAAAAATGAGTTATTGGACTCTAATAATTCTTCAGCCACACAACAGGCTTTAAGAACAAAAATGGAAGAAGAAttgaatttcttgaaaagaaactTAGAAGAAGAGACTGCTTTACATCAAAATCAAATTGGTGATTTGAGGCAGAAGCATAATGTAGTTGTTGAAAAGTTAAATGAACAGCTGGATTCCATACAAAAG gcTAAATCAGCTTTAGAAAAAGCTAAAAACAATTTGGAAAATGAGAACAGTACATTGTCATCTGAGTTGCAAACTCTGTCATCTGCACGACAAGAATCAGAGAGACGTAGGAAACAGTTGGAAAATCAGGCTCAAGAACTTGCCATGAAGTTAGAAGATGTAGAAAGAAACAAAGGTGAAATGGCTGAGAGGGTTCAAAAATTGCag GCTGAACTGGAATCAGTCAGTGCTCAGTTTGAAGACATGGAAAGTAAAGCAACTCAAGCTTTAAAAAGTGTTTCTACTTTGGAATCGCAGCTTGCAGAGAGTCAT gaacaGCTGCAAGATGAAACTAGGCAAAAATTAGCTCTTAGTTCCAGATTAAGACAACTAGAGAGTGAGCGTGAAAATTTGCAAGAACAACTTGATGAAGAGGAGGAggctaaaaaaagtttagaaaaacaaCTTGGAGCTTTGAATGCCCAG attattgaatataaaaagaagGCCGATGAAGAAGCAGATGCAGCAGCTGCTTTAGAAGAACAGAAGAAGAAGTTATTGAAAGATCATGATGCTTTGCAGCATAAATTTGAAGAACTGCAAGCAGCTCATGAAAAATTGGATAAATCCAAGCGGAAGCTACAATCAGag GTTGAAGATCTTACTATTGAGCTTGACAGTCAGCGAGCTAAAGTGTCTGATTTAGAAAAAAGGCAAAGGAAATTTGATCAACTTCTTGCTGAAGAAAAGGCAATATCTGAAAGAATGGCACAAGAGAGGGACAATGCTGAGCGAGAAGTGAGAGAGAAAGAAACTAAAATACTGTCCCTCATGCGTGATTTGGAAGAAAAAGAGGAACGTAATGAAGAACTTGAAAGAGTAAGGAAACAGTTACAAGCTGAATTGGATGAGCTAGTCAATAGTCAGGGAACAGCAGATAAAAAT GTTCATGAACTGGAAAAGGCTAAAAGAATCCTTGAAGGTCAATTAGAAGAACAGAAGCATCAAATTGAAGAATTAGAAGATGAATTACAATTGACAGAAGATGCAAAATTGAGATTAGAAGTAAACATGCAAGCATTGAAAGCTCAACTAGAAAGAGATTTACAAGCCAGAGATGAGCAAAATGAAGAGAAACGGAAATCTTTGATCAAACAA gTACGAGATCTTGAAGCAGAGCTTGAAGATGAACGTAAACAAAGAGGTGCAGCTATTGCCGCAAGAAAAAAACTGGATGCTGATTATAAGGATTTGGAACAACAATTAGAAATTGCTAATAAAGTGAAGGATGATGCTGTGCGACAACTGAAAAAATTACAG aatcagATGAAAGACTTCCAAAGAGAAGTAGAAGAAGCACGTTTATCTCGAGAAGATTTAATTTCACAAGCTAAAGAAgctgaaaagaaacaaaaacttcTGGAAGCAGAATTGATTCAACTTCAGGAAGATTTGTCTAATTCTGAACGGGCAAGAAAAGCTGCTGAAGCTGAAAGAGATGAGTTACATGAAGAAATCAATAACAATGCTTCTAAAGG GAATCTTTTGATTGATGAGAAGAGGAGACTAGAAGCTAGGATTCAACAGCTTGAAGAAGAGATGGAAGAAGAACAAGGAAATTCTGAAGGTCTTTTGGAAAAAGCCAGGAAGTGTCAAACACAG ATTGAACAATTGTCAGCTGAACTTGCTTCAGAAAAGACGACAACCCAGATGTTGGAAAATAGTAGAATACTTCTAGAAAGACAA aacaaagaattgaaattaaagctTCAAGAAGTTGAAAGTTCTCAGAGAGCTAAATCTAAGACAGCAATATCATCCTTGGAATCTAAACTTGCACATTTGGAAGAGCAACTGGAAGAAGAAACCAg agagaaacaaaatattgccaaatctagTCGTAAGCTTGAAAAACGTGTTAAGGAATTATTGCTGCAATTAGATGATGAAAGAAGGCATGCTGATCAGTATAAAGAACAA ttaGAGAAGACAAACAATCGCATGAAAAATCTGAAGAGATTGTTGGATGAATCTGAAGAAGAGTGTTCAAAGGAAAAAGCTGCGAAGAGAAAAGTACAAAGAGAACTTGACGATCTTCATGAAAACTGTGAAAACTTACAGAGAGAGGTGacaaacttaaaaaacaaaatgag gaGAGGTGGAAGTGGTTCTGCATCCCGATTAGGCAACCTGAGTTCTAAAAGAGGATCAGTAACTCTTGGAATGAGTGAGGACAGCAGTCCTACTTTATCATTGGCCGATGATTCTCCCAATGAAGATAGTCAAGTTTAG
- the LOC129968795 gene encoding L-aminoadipate-semialdehyde dehydrogenase-phosphopantetheinyl transferase-like isoform X1 — protein MSFSQTGIRWCFNVSNWKPTFEQWKLAVQCVQREECERCYRFAFVEDCKASMVGRLLMRKVVNECLGFPYNEISFSRSSSGKPFLEKCDGFDFNISHHGDFCVLAAEYNCRVGVDVMKVEYRGKETSIEEYFSLMKRLFSSHEWNFIAQPGSEKEQLSRFYRVWCLKESCVKATGFGLAFNLQGLSFSCPTPILNQGIITEDTTVYENGNLKPQWKFEETFLDDNHCVAVATEPVHQENFEEEKHELKNFVFLTFNDLMQNCRPFIQEEENFWENFVSKGEKKKV, from the exons ATGTCTTTTTCTCAAACCGGCATCCGATGGTGTTTCAATGTGTCTAATTGGAAGCCTACATTTGAGCAATGGAAATTAGCTGTGCAGTGTGTTCAAAGAGAAGAGTGTGAACGGTGTTATCGATTTGCATTTGTTGAGGACTGTAAAGCTTCAATg GTTGGACGACTTCTGATGAGAAAGGTGGTTAATGAGTGCTTAGGTTTTccatataatgaaatttcattttcaaggtCATCATCTGGGAAACCATTCTTGGAAAAATGTGATGGATTCGATTTCAATATATCTCATCATGGAGACTTTTGTGTATTAGCTGCAGAATATAACTGCCGAGTAGGTGTTGATGTCATGAAAGTTGAATACAGAG GAAAAGAAACATCAATAGAAGAGTATTTCTCTTTGATGAAGAGACTATTTTCTTCTCATGAGTGGAATTTTATTGCTCAACCTGGTTCAGAGAAAGAACAGTTAAGCAGATTTTACCGTGTATGG tgtTTGAAAGAAAGTTGTGTTAAAGCAACTGGCTTTGGGCTAGCATTTAATCTGCAGGGTTTGAGTTTTTCATGCCCAACACCAATCTTGAATCAAGGAATTATTACAGAAGACACAACGGTgtatgaaaatggaaatttaaaacctcaatggaaatttgaagaaacatttttggaTGATAATCATTGTGTTGCTGTGGCTACAGAACCAGTTCATCag gaaaattttgaagaagaaaagcatgaactaaaaaattttgtctttcttACATTTAATGATCTGATGCAAAACTGTAGGCCATTTATTCAAGAAGAAGAGAACTTTTGGGAAAATTTCGTTTCCAAAGGTGAAAAGAAAAAGGTATGA
- the LOC129968795 gene encoding L-aminoadipate-semialdehyde dehydrogenase-phosphopantetheinyl transferase-like isoform X2: MRKVVNECLGFPYNEISFSRSSSGKPFLEKCDGFDFNISHHGDFCVLAAEYNCRVGVDVMKVEYRGKETSIEEYFSLMKRLFSSHEWNFIAQPGSEKEQLSRFYRVWCLKESCVKATGFGLAFNLQGLSFSCPTPILNQGIITEDTTVYENGNLKPQWKFEETFLDDNHCVAVATEPVHQENFEEEKHELKNFVFLTFNDLMQNCRPFIQEEENFWENFVSKGEKKKV, translated from the exons ATGAGAAAGGTGGTTAATGAGTGCTTAGGTTTTccatataatgaaatttcattttcaaggtCATCATCTGGGAAACCATTCTTGGAAAAATGTGATGGATTCGATTTCAATATATCTCATCATGGAGACTTTTGTGTATTAGCTGCAGAATATAACTGCCGAGTAGGTGTTGATGTCATGAAAGTTGAATACAGAG GAAAAGAAACATCAATAGAAGAGTATTTCTCTTTGATGAAGAGACTATTTTCTTCTCATGAGTGGAATTTTATTGCTCAACCTGGTTCAGAGAAAGAACAGTTAAGCAGATTTTACCGTGTATGG tgtTTGAAAGAAAGTTGTGTTAAAGCAACTGGCTTTGGGCTAGCATTTAATCTGCAGGGTTTGAGTTTTTCATGCCCAACACCAATCTTGAATCAAGGAATTATTACAGAAGACACAACGGTgtatgaaaatggaaatttaaaacctcaatggaaatttgaagaaacatttttggaTGATAATCATTGTGTTGCTGTGGCTACAGAACCAGTTCATCag gaaaattttgaagaagaaaagcatgaactaaaaaattttgtctttcttACATTTAATGATCTGATGCAAAACTGTAGGCCATTTATTCAAGAAGAAGAGAACTTTTGGGAAAATTTCGTTTCCAAAGGTGAAAAGAAAAAGGTATGA